tcacggttcatgtattgctgaagcttggcttggagaattttgagcattactttgctagcgtgtgagatgagtgcaattgtgtggtagtttgaatgttctttggcattgcctttctttgagattggaatgaaaactgaccttttccagtcctctgcccactgctgagttttccagatttgctggcatattaagtgcagcactttcacagcatcatctttcaggatttgaaatagctcaactggaattccatcacctccactagctttgttcgtagtgatgcttcctaagacctactggacttcacattctagaatgtctggctctaggtgggtgatcataccatcgtgattatctgggttatgaaatttttttgtacagttcttctgtgtattcttgccacctcttcttaatatctcctccttctgttaggtctatactgtttctgtcctttactgagcccatctttgcctgaaatgttcccttggtatctctaattttcctgaagagatctctagtctttcccattttattgttttcctctgtttctttgcattgatcagcaaagaaggctttcttatctctccttgctattcttcagaactctacattcagatgcttctatctttccttttctcctttgcttttcacttctcttcttttcacaactatttagATTACATAAAAATTAGGGAATGCAGAGTGTTGAGTGGTATTTTTGGTCTTAAGTATTATGATACATTTTGCAAGAACTTGAAGGCCTGGATTATCCTCAGAATTCAATTTACTTTGATTTCTTGAAAGGGCACGCCTTCAAGTTGGCAGTAGCTGCCCGATTCCTTAATGAACAAGTAGAAGCATCTAAGGAACATAGTGCCATTTAGTAAGACTATCAGGAGCTTTGACAATTTTACAGTCATCAGTCGAAACTGattaacagggacttccctggtggtccagtggttaggactctgtacttctgcagcagggggcatgagttcgatcccttgttgggggatttggggaaccaagatcccacaagctgcatggcacaaccaaaaaaaaaaggaaaaagaacaaacaaaaaaactgattaCCAAAATTTTAGGTACTGATATTCTTGAGATCTCATGAGCGTCAGTTCATCTGTCTTATCCCATAACAGGAAGTACACTAACTCTACAAAACAACACCTGCTATTATTTGAGCAATAAGCCTGTGCCAGACTAAtgttggtcttcccttgtggctcagctggtgaagaacccacctgcaatgtgggagacctgggttcgatccctgggttgggaagatcccctggagaagggaaaggctacccactccagtattctggcctggagaactccatggactgtctatagtccatggggtcgcagagtgggacacgaccaagtaactttcactttcactttgagagtAATGTTAATGCTTTGTGTCTTCAGTCTCCATACTTCTTAGTTGTccatttttggatgagattaattCCCCTGAATGTTTGGAAGAACCTGTAGTCAAGAGTAACTTCTCATTTCACAGAACTCTCACTGCCCTTTTCCAAAACACAGTGACTTGCTTCCTGAAAATGTTGGCTATTTCATTCCCCACTTTCATTTAGACCTTGGATTTCTTGTCTCTATTATCCCtagcttgccttttttttttttttttttaacccaaccCCAGTAGTTTATTTCCAGTCCTGGAAGGACTGACGGTGGCTCAAACTTGAGCACTGGTCTAGACGGTGCCTTTGGGTCTGGGTGGGGCTCCTTTTCCTCTCCTGCTGCTGTCTTGGACAAAACCCCTCCCGGTTTCAGGGTGTTCCGTCTGGtcctctgtgcttttcaataaacATCTGCTGATTATCTGTGTAGTTTCTGGGTTTCTCAGGGCCCTGAGAGGCCCATATGATCCTTCTTTTTCATTCAAATATTAATCCCACTGAGACTTGTAGTTCACCTGTTTACCCTTACCTCTTGCACATTTAGATTTTTGGGGACACCTCATTACCTGGTCCTGTCATAAATGTTGTCCTTGGGTGTTTTGTTATTATCTAGCTGTTCCATCTGGGTTTTATGTGCTAATTTGTAAGAGATGCAAAAACCATTGTTAGTGCCATCATCATCCCCAAATTTCCAAAGCTACTGGTTTTTTAAAGCATTCATGTTTAAGAAGtctgtttttacttatttttacttcCTTGACAAAGAATGCAGTAGAATTTCTATACCAATTTTGTATTGCTCTTTAATCAATTAACAGAGTTACACGACCTAACATATTAATATTGGCTCATCCTcatattcatgggcttccctggtggctgttagaaaagaatccacctcaatgcaggagacctgggtttgatccctgggctgggaagatcccctggaggaggatgtggcaacccactccagtgttctttcctagagaattgcCCCATGGAGGAGGGAGcctccagagaagcctggcaggctacagtccaccacggggctgcagagtcagacaggactgagacacTCAGAGCAACTCAGCACATATTCATGGGAACTGCCTACTACTTGGAAATATTTTACTGCTCTTCTTTTTGCAATATTTACTTTCTGAAAGAAGTGTTGTTGAACCATTTTGTCTGTATGTAACTATACAGTCAACTACGTTTTTAGTATTTAGTAACTATCTAACTACGATTTACAGAGTAGAATGTATAAATCTCAAGTTCAGAAGCTTTGGAGGATGTGCACGTCCATGTAACTGCAGCACAATGACATATCATCTTTCCATCACTCTAGAAAGCTCCCTTTGCTCACCTCCAGTCAATCTACCTACTTGGGAGGATTCTGTCTTTACAAAGTCAGGGAATGCAGAACCAACAGGCCATCTCAAGTCACTGGACATTATTAGTGATGGTGACTCAGTACTTTTGACCAGGGAAGTAATATGAAATGACTTGcatgtttaaaagtaaaaattctgtTTGGGAGAAGAGATTGTAGTGAAGTGTACAAGGAAAAAGGCCAATTAAGAGGTCATTCTTAAGTCCAGTAGGTCAAACAGGGTAGACTACAGTAATCACTATGCAGTGAAGAGATGTAGACTAGTTACTGTAAGTTGTTAAGGGGTGAGGTGTAGACTATGGTTACCCTAAGTGGTGAATCTGTTTGGAGGCTGGATCCAACAAGATATGCTATGCACTGAAGCTATGAGAGCAGACGGGGAGTCAGGGATGAAGCTACTTGAGCAGCCTGGTGAGTAGACATACAATTTAGTGAAGTGGGGAACTGTGTGGATGAGGTCTAGTTTGCTTATTTTATAAAGCAGAACCAGACccacagacttggagaatgaTTTTAAGATTGCCACAGGGAAGACTTAGGGTAAGGGgcagactgggagtttgggatgtaCACActtggacatgtacacactgctttacttaaaacagataaccaacaaagatctgctgtatagcacaggaaattctgCCCAACActttataataacctaaatgagaaaagaatctgaaaaagaatgaacaaatatatatatgcaacggagtcactttgctgtacacccaaaactgacacaacattgttaatcagctatgcttcaatacaaaatttttttaaaaagatgtttgagAAATCAAGAAGTCTACTATGAAATATCATTAGATGAAATTATGTGATCTAAGGTTGCTTCAAAATAATTCAGAGGTCtgtaaatatgaaaaagattGATAATTGCTAATTGTTGAGAATGGGTCCTATGCACATACAGGTTCATTATGTCAGCCTCCTTGATGCATTTACCATTTTCTTCTATgagtaaaaaaaagaatagttatgGTTGGACAGGTTGAGAGGGCCAAATGACTTCATGTGATGCTATGTAAATGGTCAGATATGTGAACTCAAGCAAAGAAACTGGGACTAAAGAAATGTGGGAGTCGTTAGTGCATTTAAAGCCACTGGGCAGGATTCAAACACTTGTGGACTGAAAAGAGGGAGAACAGGTCTAGAAACTGAACTCTCCAGCATTTAAAGATGAGGAGACTCTAGAAAGGCATTCTTGCCAGAGTTTCACAGTGTGTCTCAAATCACTGAAAATACATAACTTGGaatcagcaattccattcctaatAATGTAAACAATTTACTGCAACGTACAAGAAAGAAGTACAGGTGACACGGTGAAGTAACCTGGAGACCAGTGAGGCCCAGGTCCAGCACGTCACAGACCAGTCAGTGGAACAAGGTGCAGCAACCGGTACGGCTTAGTGACCGGACATATGCTCATCATTACTGAGAAAAGCTAATCATATAAAGCATGATAGCCTATTTTACACTTGTTGACactgaaaatatgtattttgtacTTTCCTTATCATCAATAGTGTAAAATAGTAGATATTATCATCTTTGGTGGTAAAATTGTGTCCTTTTCTCTTCACTACACATATTTTGCAATTTTTCTCAATAGACATTGGGTAaaactatacaaatttaaaatttttaataaagctcATTTAGTAATATGAAACACAAAGGCTCTTCAACAGGAACTGACTTAAATCAAAATGACATTGATGCCTTAATGTCTACTTGACTGAAATAAcaattatgaattttttaaaataaatataaattattttaatagcacattaaatattttatttaagttaagaaatacaacaaaataaCATACATTTGTTCCTCTGTTTGAATAAAATAACTATTTACAAACAATCTACACACAGTTTCTCAAGTACCAAATTCCAAGTATTTAACTGATGTCatgaaacatatttttcaaaatgtacagGCTGCATTCCAAAATCTGGTATATTTTGGTTTTACATATTTGGTATATAAATCCAgatgtaatatatttatatttacacatactatacactttaaataatctaagaaaaaataagtcatttttaaaaaatcaaagcaatTTACTTCTCTGTAGAGAAAGTTACAACACACACACCATTCTGATACCTTTTCAATGGGCCATACGTAGGAAAACCACTCTTTGCCGAATACTATTTATACTGAAGTacaaattcatataaaaatattttctttaaaatatgctctattttagaaaaaaaattaagtgtaggccaagtacatttaaaattgcaagagatttaaaaaatcaaactgatCTAAGTTTTTAGACCATTACTCAATCTCCCCTGATTTAGCTAATAACATCATTAACAAGGTGCTTTTAAAGTGgtgcaatgctaaagaatctgcctgccaatgcaggggatgcaggagacatgggttcaatcccttggttgggaagactccttggaggaaatggcaacccactccaatagtcttgcctggaaaatcccatggacagagaagtctggcaggctacagtccatggggctgttaagactcgaacatgactgagcacacacattaaCAAGGCATTTTATTCATGAGCCTGACCTtaaccttaaaaaataaatttgttcacATTTCACACTTAAAAGTGGAATTTTAGCCTTCAACTCAAAAAGACACATTTACAAATCCAAATGTGCCAACAATATTTTTCTTGCAATGCTTTTATTAGACAAaagccattattaaaaattttattcgaCTTCAGAAAATCCTGTTTAGGTCACTACTTTTAATGAATCTAAAAgcttctattttattaatatgagttaaaattttatatttgtataaggAGATTGTAATggtaaacttttaatttcatcttggtcataaaaataatgaaatacttaCTATACTgctaaaaatttttctttcttgacatTGGGCCACTGGGTGTCTTTTCaccatttgtatttcttgataaacaatccacttttttcttttaagtgtttTCCTTGTATACATGAgtatcttttttcttattattaaaagCTCTATaaagatacaggaaaaaaaataaagttatgatGACCGTCTGTATCTAGTAATACTTTTtaagcacagatttttaaaagatgaagataAAACATGGTTTAACATTTTATCATGATAATCTGTTGCAATGAGTCGGTCAGATCTGAGGCTTGCCTCACTAGAAAGCTAGCTTCAAACCAAATACCGATTTTCCTCCTGTAATTCACACTTGTCTATTGAAACAGTGACCCAACGTTCTTGTAagattttaaatttcctcttaagAGTCCTTCGAATAGCTTTCAAGTCTGCAACCCGACTCTGATCCTCCCCAACAATCACGTGAGACACTCCCTCAGCTAAACAGGAAACGACTTGCGCTCCATGAAATCGAAGCTCCAAGGCTGTGATGGCTAACCTAGCTCCCTTGATTCTGGTACTTAAGTCATTGATGACAGCATACAAGTCCAAATAAACAGTGAGGTGTCTAAACATGCTAAGAGGTGCACTGGCCCAGGAATACCTGTGTTCCAAATCAGCAATCACAGGACTCATCTCCCCTGGAGTCTGCTCACCAGCGTTTTTAATTCCCAAAAACACTTCCTTCAGTTGGTGCAAATCTGTGTCGACAAAGTAACTATCCCCGTATTGGTCGTATTCCTGGGCGAAGTGCTGCTTTGTTGACGGGCACATGTGGATCATGAAGCGGGGTTGCCAGGGCACACAGCTTCTGGTCCTAAAACACTCTAGCAGCCACTCTGGCTTGACGACATCATGTTTATCTGAAGAGATGATATTCTTCACTCGAATGTTCTCAGACCCTGCGATCACACAGTACGTGTCTGGGCCTGGGTTCTGTACTATGTAACCACCCAATTCAGCAATTCTGTTCTCCAGGTCAGGCTTGGGATGGCTGCTGGTTCCACTCATGACACAAAACTCCACGTCTTCAAACACAGTAGAAACCCTGTTTACGTTAGAAAGGTTGGGAGCTTTTAGGTGCTCAATAATTCCAATGACTTTCTTCATCTTTGGGGCAGCTTTCCGCTTTTTCTCTTGTGGTTCATCATCACCACCCAAGTAAAGGTGTCTGGACGCGAGCTTTCCACAGGCTTTCCCTCGAAGTTGCTCTAAGTCCTCCAGGGATGTACATTCGTACCATTCTTTGTCTTCTCTTATCTTCTCAATCCGTGGAAAACGCAACGTGCAGCCGGTTTTATACATGTCACTGGGGACGATCTCTGTGGCCTTAACCTGAACAATGACTGAATTGCAAGGCTCGATGTAGACCTCTGGCTTCTCTGTTCCACATAGAATGTTGCTTGGTGGGGCTTTCCTATGAAAAGGCTTCCAGTGTTTGGCCAACTTCAAACCCAGGTCATACAGTTCTTTCATGGTGTAACCCGAGCCCACGCGACACAGAGTATGAAACACTGAGGGTTTTTCACCAGAAGGGGGCTTCTCTGACACAGCGCACAAAAAATGGGACATCATCCCGCCCCGGGCACCCTTCCCCCAGTAGCCCCCAATGATTAAGATGTCCAGCTCATCCATCAGTCCATTGACATACTCTGGTTTAATTTTTAACCATCCTTCACCTCTTTTATCCGGCTTGTAAATGGACAGCGGGTGTTTTACCATGATCCCCTCTTCTCTTTTATCTATCGCTTCATTCAAAGCATCAATTACTTCTTTCTTAGTATGAGCTTGTGTTTTCTGCACTATTTCTATTCTACCTGGTACAGGTGTGAAAACACTATTAAGAATTTCATACCTCTTTCTCAGGGTCTCATGTCCTAGTTTTTTATCATTAACCATCAACACATCAAAAACACAGTAACAAGTCTGCAGCTCAGAATCTTCCACCATTCTTTTAATATCAAACTTATTCCCCTTTTGCATAAAAGTTTGTGTGTTAGGGTTGTAGGCCATCATCTCACCATCGAGGATACAGTTCAGCACTTCTGTTTTGAATGCATTATGAATGAATGGTGTGAGGGACCCTTCCTGTGGGGAAGCACCAAACTGGTCTA
The sequence above is drawn from the Bos javanicus breed banteng chromosome 12, ARS-OSU_banteng_1.0, whole genome shotgun sequence genome and encodes:
- the LIG4 gene encoding DNA ligase 4 isoform X1, whose amino-acid sequence is MAASQTSQTVASHVPFADLCSTLERIQKSKGRAEKIRHFKAFLDSWRKFHDALHKNQKDVTDSFYPAMRLILPQLERERMAYGIKETMLAKLYIELLNLPRDGKDALKLLNYRTPTGTRGDAGDFAMIAYFVLKPRCLQKGSLSIQQVNDILDSIASNNSAKRKDLMKKSVLQLITQSSALEQKWLIRMIVKDLKLGFSQQTIFSIFHSDAAELHNVTTDLEKVCRQLHDPSVGLSDISITLFSAFKPMLAAIADIERIEKDMKHQSFYIETKLDGERMQMHKDGDVYRYFSRNGYNYVDQFGASPQEGSLTPFIHNAFKTEVLNCILDGEMMAYNPNTQTFMQKGNKFDIKRMVEDSELQTCYCVFDVLMVNDKKLGHETLRKRYEILNSVFTPVPGRIEIVQKTQAHTKKEVIDALNEAIDKREEGIMVKHPLSIYKPDKRGEGWLKIKPEYVNGLMDELDILIIGGYWGKGARGGMMSHFLCAVSEKPPSGEKPSVFHTLCRVGSGYTMKELYDLGLKLAKHWKPFHRKAPPSNILCGTEKPEVYIEPCNSVIVQVKATEIVPSDMYKTGCTLRFPRIEKIREDKEWYECTSLEDLEQLRGKACGKLASRHLYLGGDDEPQEKKRKAAPKMKKVIGIIEHLKAPNLSNVNRVSTVFEDVEFCVMSGTSSHPKPDLENRIAELGGYIVQNPGPDTYCVIAGSENIRVKNIISSDKHDVVKPEWLLECFRTRSCVPWQPRFMIHMCPSTKQHFAQEYDQYGDSYFVDTDLHQLKEVFLGIKNAGEQTPGEMSPVIADLEHRYSWASAPLSMFRHLTVYLDLYAVINDLSTRIKGARLAITALELRFHGAQVVSCLAEGVSHVIVGEDQSRVADLKAIRRTLKRKFKILQERWVTVSIDKCELQEENRYLV
- the LIG4 gene encoding DNA ligase 4 isoform X2; the encoded protein is MRLILPQLERERMAYGIKETMLAKLYIELLNLPRDGKDALKLLNYRTPTGTRGDAGDFAMIAYFVLKPRCLQKGSLSIQQVNDILDSIASNNSAKRKDLMKKSVLQLITQSSALEQKWLIRMIVKDLKLGFSQQTIFSIFHSDAAELHNVTTDLEKVCRQLHDPSVGLSDISITLFSAFKPMLAAIADIERIEKDMKHQSFYIETKLDGERMQMHKDGDVYRYFSRNGYNYVDQFGASPQEGSLTPFIHNAFKTEVLNCILDGEMMAYNPNTQTFMQKGNKFDIKRMVEDSELQTCYCVFDVLMVNDKKLGHETLRKRYEILNSVFTPVPGRIEIVQKTQAHTKKEVIDALNEAIDKREEGIMVKHPLSIYKPDKRGEGWLKIKPEYVNGLMDELDILIIGGYWGKGARGGMMSHFLCAVSEKPPSGEKPSVFHTLCRVGSGYTMKELYDLGLKLAKHWKPFHRKAPPSNILCGTEKPEVYIEPCNSVIVQVKATEIVPSDMYKTGCTLRFPRIEKIREDKEWYECTSLEDLEQLRGKACGKLASRHLYLGGDDEPQEKKRKAAPKMKKVIGIIEHLKAPNLSNVNRVSTVFEDVEFCVMSGTSSHPKPDLENRIAELGGYIVQNPGPDTYCVIAGSENIRVKNIISSDKHDVVKPEWLLECFRTRSCVPWQPRFMIHMCPSTKQHFAQEYDQYGDSYFVDTDLHQLKEVFLGIKNAGEQTPGEMSPVIADLEHRYSWASAPLSMFRHLTVYLDLYAVINDLSTRIKGARLAITALELRFHGAQVVSCLAEGVSHVIVGEDQSRVADLKAIRRTLKRKFKILQERWVTVSIDKCELQEENRYLV